One genomic window of Musa acuminata AAA Group cultivar baxijiao unplaced genomic scaffold, Cavendish_Baxijiao_AAA HiC_scaffold_1137, whole genome shotgun sequence includes the following:
- the LOC103999674 gene encoding SCAR-like protein 2 isoform X2: MPLVRLELRNEYGLGDPELYRGGFRKEEPKAILDGVAVSGLVGILRQLGDLAEFAADVFHDLHEQITATAVRGRQMMTRVQNIESTVPSIEKAFGKQTSYVHFAYVAGSDWHARIRDEQSIVLSTELPRFMMDSYEECRDPPRLFLLDKFDHAGTGACLKRYSDPPYFKRVWTASQMENSENFQKEKKVHKTKRKGSRPRHGEVKHAVYISHHDSSGIRFASPSIDGQRFSAVNVSSPDMRLNLEFLSRSTSFASKTRENYAEQTSYVNPQGVPDDLDYSEVPNPNLHSKDSHLSVPVLHDEPSADGLYNVAQHDLPQEQSVPRSSSVTWDEKLEIVKPTSPVSYNDILVDRVQDLENVISVQDSEPLQVNFKTENVEHAKIEALNQEDILCHIGKTSVPVSGVSHFDEVSSETDNYVDAPNTLDSESETEAGCHTKSEVQILSNFSSQGMEPRTEMRQVIAVQSSEPSDVEAHNSSHSSLSQDVTPRFLHLSSLNGSEHVQSPYATEFLQKQEQTVVDDFCERNAPNISETKFHAYECIDSVLSPISGTFSSPTMMLAETRCEGSILKPDPLADVSGVPSIKLWTNGGLFGVEPSKPPELGSVNTQNAPCMQNEPTSVDANSQGKVAGEPTNLDSSVQSNSTEDQFFARGYNTVQKFKGSPSCHDNQHVYNVKQDSNVSAEPFLQRKFEHNSEDTDVSNYASSDKLDMTRNSASSGAPLTDIYCTGSRQNGPSQSTVGISSSFSELAQRFLANTIHREASLSTPSGNINTEIRKPKGATSCLHDDIEVSNEVASQRTDEQSTNKKVAHVPAKEPVSFTSYYHEQSSPPLEYMKISSHPMNGLDNSKLKLDFSGGNLHENSEDATFPSFQLHHGPVDNLPVVLSESDDDTFHRSCPYSSEELLSPRSYTSSEQWEQEGRSEYVDHELNDVPYRFQSSTTSISRSMGFEQMNHSSISKPDGLEKFDAIIDSSKVPSQSVSAMELPGLDSVLSVKNQQERKFPSLRENPANVEVQSTNELPPPPPLPPMQWRTFKLSIKLDDNDPNISSNLNHLDELQPLRCPSQIKEQYLPGSPFVNEPISPHSDKIQDQLKLNWEKRSTRSVSHKEVDRREDLLDQIRNKSFNLRRAKISMPRDIPRPKTSITNANVAAILEKASAIRQAFVGSDKGGDDDNWTDA, from the exons ATGCCGTTGGTGCGGTTGGAGTTGAGGAACGAGTACGGGTTGGGAGATCCGGAGCTGTACAGGGGAGGGTTCAGGAAGGAGGAGCCGAAGGCGATCTTGGATGGCGTCGCCGTCTCCGGCCTCGTGGGGATCTTGCGGCAGCTGGGCGACCTCGCCGA ATTTGCTGCGGATGTTTTCCATGACTTGCATGAACAAATAACGGCCACAGCTGTCCGAGGGCGTCAAATGATGACACGAGTACAGAACATAGAATCAACAGTTCCATCTATTGAGAAGGCCTTTGGAAAACAAACAAGCTACGTACATTTTGCATATGTTGCGG GTTCCGACTGGCATGCCCGCATTCGAGATGAGCAAAGCATCGTCCTCTCCACTGAACTGCCACGCTTTATGATGGATTCATATGAAGAATGCCGTGATCCACCTCGTTTGTTCCTGCTTGACAA ATTTGACCATGCCGGCACCGGAGCTTGTCTGAAAAGGTATTCAGATCCACCCTATTTTAAGAGGGTGTGGACTGCATCACAAATGGAAAATTctgaaaattttcaaaaagaaaagaaagttcaTAAAACCAAG AGGAAAGGATCAAGACCTAGACACGGAGAAGTTAAACATGCAGTCTACATATCTCATCATGATAGCAG TGGTATAAGATTTGCATCCCCAAGCATTGATGGGCAAAGATTTTCTGCTGTGAATGTATCTTCACCTGATATGAGgttaaatcttgaatttttaAGTAGATCTACATCTTTTGCTTCAAAGACTAGAGAGAACTATGCCGAACAAACTTCATATGTAAATCCTCAGGGGGTGCCTGATGATCTAGACTACAGTGAAGTGCCTAATCCTAATTTACATAGCAAAGATAGCCATCTAAGTGTTCCTGTTCTACATGATGAGCCAAGTGCAGATGGTTTGTATAATGTTGCTCAACATGATTTGCCGCAAGAACAAAGTGTTCCCAGATCATCTTCTGTTACATGGGATGAAAAATTGGAAATAGTTAAGCCTACAAGTCCAGTATCATACAATGACATACTCGttgacagggttcaagatttagaAAATGTCATCAGCGTTCAAGATTCGGAGCCTCTGCAAGTGAACTTCAAAACAGAAAATGTTGAGCATGCTAAAATTGAAGCATTGAATCAAGAAGACATCTTATGTCATATCGGTAAAACTTCAGTACCAGTATCTGGTGTCAGCCACTTTGATGAAGTCAGCAGTGAGACAGATAATTATGTGGATGCACCCAACACATTGGATTCTGAATCAGAGACAGAAGCTGGGTGTCACACCAAAAGTGAAGTGCAGATACTATCTAACTTCAGCTCACAAGGAATGGAGCCTAGAACAGAAATGAGACAAGTCATAGCTGTACAAAGTTCAGAGCCCTCTGATGTTGAAGCACATAATTCATCACATAGTTCTTTGAGTCAAGATGTGACACCAAGATTTTTGCATTTAAGTTCTTTGAATGGTTCGGAACATGTGCAATCACCTTATGCCACAGAATTTTTGCAAAAACAAGAACAAACTGttgttgatgatttttgtgaaagAAATGCTCCCAATATTTCTGAAACAAAATTTCATGCATATGAGTGTATTGACAGTGTTCTCTCTCCTATATCAGGCACTTTCAGCTCACCAACAATGATGCTAGCAGAAACCAGATGTGAGGGATCTATATTGAAACCTGATCCTCTTGCTGATGTGTCTGGTGTTCCTTCCATTAAGCTTTGGACAAATGGTGGCCTTTTTGGAGTTGAACCTTCAAAACCACCAGAGCTTGGATCTGTGAATACTCAAA ATGCACCATGTATGCAAAATGAACCTACATCAGTAGATGCCAACTCCCAAGGGAAGGTGGCTGGCGAACCAACTAATTTGGATTCCTCAGTTCAAAGCAATTCAACTGAGGATCAGTTTTTTGCAAGAGGATATAATACTGTTCAAAAGTTCAAAGGTTCTCCATCCTGCCATGACAATCAACATGTATATAATGTCAAACAGGACTCAAATGTATCTGCTGAACCTTTTCTACAGAGGAAATTTGAACATAATTCTGAAGACACTGATGTTAGCAATTATGCTAGCTCTGATAAACTTGACATGACAAGAAATAGTGCCTCTAGTGGAGCTCCTTTAACAGATATTTATTGTACTGGATCAAGACAAAATGGGCCTAGCCAAAGCACTGTGGGTATCTCATCCAGTTTTTCTGAGCTTGCACAGAGGTTTCTTGCAAATACTATCCATAGAGAAGCATCACTTTCCACACCTTCAGGAAATATAAACACTGAAATAAGAAAACCAAAGGGTGCAACTTCCTGTCTTCATGATGATATAGAAGTGTCAAATGAAGTTGCATCCCAAAGAACCGATGAACAAAGTACCAACAAAAAGGTTGCTCATGTACCAGCAAAAGAACCAGTCTCTTTTACTTCATATTACCATGAGCAATCTTCTCCGCCACTTGAATATATGAAAATCTCTTCTCATCCTATGAATGGCTTGGATAATTCTAAATTGAAGTTGGATTTTTCCGGTGGCAATCTCCATGAAAATAGTGAAGATGCTACCTTTCCATCATTTCAGTTGCATCACGGCCCTGTTGATAATTTGCCAGTTGTTCTCTCTGAGTCAGATGATGACACCTTCCATAGATCTTGTCCATATTCTTCAGAGGAACTTCTCAGTCCTCGCTCatatacaagctctgaacagtgggaaCAAGAAGGAAGAAGTGAATATGTAGACCATGAGTTAAATGATGTTCCATACAGGTTTCAATCCTCAACTACATCCATCTCTAGATCTATGGGATTTGAGCAAATGAATCATTCAAGTATTAGCAAACCAGATGGAttggaaaaatttgatgctatcaTTGACAGTAGCAAAGTGCCGTCTCAGTCAGTGTCTGCCATGGAGCTTCCTGGTCTTGATTCTGTTCTATCTGTGAAAAACCAACAAGAAAGAAAATTCCCCTCTCTGCGAGAAAATCCAGCAAATGTTGAAGTGCAATCAACAAATGAGCTGCCACCACCCCCACCTCTGCCCCCTATGCAGTGGAGGACATTTAAGTTATCAATTAAATTAGATGATAATGATCCTAATATTTCCAGCAATCTCAATCATTTGGATGAATTACAACCACTAAGGTGTCCTTCCCAGATAAAGGAGCAATATTTGCCAGGATCTCCATTTGTCAACGAACCAATTTCACCACATTCCGACAAAATA CAAgatcaactgaaattaaattgggAGAAAAGGTCAACTCGTAGTGTCAGTCATAAAGAAGTGGACAGAAGGGAGGACCTGCTTGATCAAATCAGAAATAAG
- the LOC103999674 gene encoding SCAR-like protein 2 isoform X1 encodes MPLVRLELRNEYGLGDPELYRGGFRKEEPKAILDGVAVSGLVGILRQLGDLAEFAADVFHDLHEQITATAVRGRQMMTRVQNIESTVPSIEKAFGKQTSYVHFAYVAGSDWHARIRDEQSIVLSTELPRFMMDSYEECRDPPRLFLLDKFDHAGTGACLKRYSDPPYFKRVWTASQMENSENFQKEKKVHKTKRKGSRPRHGEVKHAVYISHHDSSGIRFASPSIDGQRFSAVNVSSPDMRLNLEFLSRSTSFASKTRENYAEQTSYVNPQGVPDDLDYSEVPNPNLHSKDSHLSVPVLHDEPSADGLYNVAQHDLPQEQSVPRSSSVTWDEKLEIVKPTSPVSYNDILVDRVQDLENVISVQDSEPLQVNFKTENVEHAKIEALNQEDILCHIGKTSVPVSGVSHFDEVSSETDNYVDAPNTLDSESETEAGCHTKSEVQILSNFSSQGMEPRTEMRQVIAVQSSEPSDVEAHNSSHSSLSQDVTPRFLHLSSLNGSEHVQSPYATEFLQKQEQTVVDDFCERNAPNISETKFHAYECIDSVLSPISGTFSSPTMMLAETRCEGSILKPDPLADVSGVPSIKLWTNGGLFGVEPSKPPELGSVNTQSKNFISDSRNFASDFSSRTLKSQTLVNESDAPCMQNEPTSVDANSQGKVAGEPTNLDSSVQSNSTEDQFFARGYNTVQKFKGSPSCHDNQHVYNVKQDSNVSAEPFLQRKFEHNSEDTDVSNYASSDKLDMTRNSASSGAPLTDIYCTGSRQNGPSQSTVGISSSFSELAQRFLANTIHREASLSTPSGNINTEIRKPKGATSCLHDDIEVSNEVASQRTDEQSTNKKVAHVPAKEPVSFTSYYHEQSSPPLEYMKISSHPMNGLDNSKLKLDFSGGNLHENSEDATFPSFQLHHGPVDNLPVVLSESDDDTFHRSCPYSSEELLSPRSYTSSEQWEQEGRSEYVDHELNDVPYRFQSSTTSISRSMGFEQMNHSSISKPDGLEKFDAIIDSSKVPSQSVSAMELPGLDSVLSVKNQQERKFPSLRENPANVEVQSTNELPPPPPLPPMQWRTFKLSIKLDDNDPNISSNLNHLDELQPLRCPSQIKEQYLPGSPFVNEPISPHSDKIQDQLKLNWEKRSTRSVSHKEVDRREDLLDQIRNKSFNLRRAKISMPRDIPRPKTSITNANVAAILEKASAIRQAFVGSDKGGDDDNWTDA; translated from the exons ATGCCGTTGGTGCGGTTGGAGTTGAGGAACGAGTACGGGTTGGGAGATCCGGAGCTGTACAGGGGAGGGTTCAGGAAGGAGGAGCCGAAGGCGATCTTGGATGGCGTCGCCGTCTCCGGCCTCGTGGGGATCTTGCGGCAGCTGGGCGACCTCGCCGA ATTTGCTGCGGATGTTTTCCATGACTTGCATGAACAAATAACGGCCACAGCTGTCCGAGGGCGTCAAATGATGACACGAGTACAGAACATAGAATCAACAGTTCCATCTATTGAGAAGGCCTTTGGAAAACAAACAAGCTACGTACATTTTGCATATGTTGCGG GTTCCGACTGGCATGCCCGCATTCGAGATGAGCAAAGCATCGTCCTCTCCACTGAACTGCCACGCTTTATGATGGATTCATATGAAGAATGCCGTGATCCACCTCGTTTGTTCCTGCTTGACAA ATTTGACCATGCCGGCACCGGAGCTTGTCTGAAAAGGTATTCAGATCCACCCTATTTTAAGAGGGTGTGGACTGCATCACAAATGGAAAATTctgaaaattttcaaaaagaaaagaaagttcaTAAAACCAAG AGGAAAGGATCAAGACCTAGACACGGAGAAGTTAAACATGCAGTCTACATATCTCATCATGATAGCAG TGGTATAAGATTTGCATCCCCAAGCATTGATGGGCAAAGATTTTCTGCTGTGAATGTATCTTCACCTGATATGAGgttaaatcttgaatttttaAGTAGATCTACATCTTTTGCTTCAAAGACTAGAGAGAACTATGCCGAACAAACTTCATATGTAAATCCTCAGGGGGTGCCTGATGATCTAGACTACAGTGAAGTGCCTAATCCTAATTTACATAGCAAAGATAGCCATCTAAGTGTTCCTGTTCTACATGATGAGCCAAGTGCAGATGGTTTGTATAATGTTGCTCAACATGATTTGCCGCAAGAACAAAGTGTTCCCAGATCATCTTCTGTTACATGGGATGAAAAATTGGAAATAGTTAAGCCTACAAGTCCAGTATCATACAATGACATACTCGttgacagggttcaagatttagaAAATGTCATCAGCGTTCAAGATTCGGAGCCTCTGCAAGTGAACTTCAAAACAGAAAATGTTGAGCATGCTAAAATTGAAGCATTGAATCAAGAAGACATCTTATGTCATATCGGTAAAACTTCAGTACCAGTATCTGGTGTCAGCCACTTTGATGAAGTCAGCAGTGAGACAGATAATTATGTGGATGCACCCAACACATTGGATTCTGAATCAGAGACAGAAGCTGGGTGTCACACCAAAAGTGAAGTGCAGATACTATCTAACTTCAGCTCACAAGGAATGGAGCCTAGAACAGAAATGAGACAAGTCATAGCTGTACAAAGTTCAGAGCCCTCTGATGTTGAAGCACATAATTCATCACATAGTTCTTTGAGTCAAGATGTGACACCAAGATTTTTGCATTTAAGTTCTTTGAATGGTTCGGAACATGTGCAATCACCTTATGCCACAGAATTTTTGCAAAAACAAGAACAAACTGttgttgatgatttttgtgaaagAAATGCTCCCAATATTTCTGAAACAAAATTTCATGCATATGAGTGTATTGACAGTGTTCTCTCTCCTATATCAGGCACTTTCAGCTCACCAACAATGATGCTAGCAGAAACCAGATGTGAGGGATCTATATTGAAACCTGATCCTCTTGCTGATGTGTCTGGTGTTCCTTCCATTAAGCTTTGGACAAATGGTGGCCTTTTTGGAGTTGAACCTTCAAAACCACCAGAGCTTGGATCTGTGAATACTCAAAGTAAGAATTTTATATCTGATTCTAGAAATTTTGCATCTGACTTTTCAAGTCGCACACTGAAGTCTCAGACACTTGTTAATGAATCAGATGCACCATGTATGCAAAATGAACCTACATCAGTAGATGCCAACTCCCAAGGGAAGGTGGCTGGCGAACCAACTAATTTGGATTCCTCAGTTCAAAGCAATTCAACTGAGGATCAGTTTTTTGCAAGAGGATATAATACTGTTCAAAAGTTCAAAGGTTCTCCATCCTGCCATGACAATCAACATGTATATAATGTCAAACAGGACTCAAATGTATCTGCTGAACCTTTTCTACAGAGGAAATTTGAACATAATTCTGAAGACACTGATGTTAGCAATTATGCTAGCTCTGATAAACTTGACATGACAAGAAATAGTGCCTCTAGTGGAGCTCCTTTAACAGATATTTATTGTACTGGATCAAGACAAAATGGGCCTAGCCAAAGCACTGTGGGTATCTCATCCAGTTTTTCTGAGCTTGCACAGAGGTTTCTTGCAAATACTATCCATAGAGAAGCATCACTTTCCACACCTTCAGGAAATATAAACACTGAAATAAGAAAACCAAAGGGTGCAACTTCCTGTCTTCATGATGATATAGAAGTGTCAAATGAAGTTGCATCCCAAAGAACCGATGAACAAAGTACCAACAAAAAGGTTGCTCATGTACCAGCAAAAGAACCAGTCTCTTTTACTTCATATTACCATGAGCAATCTTCTCCGCCACTTGAATATATGAAAATCTCTTCTCATCCTATGAATGGCTTGGATAATTCTAAATTGAAGTTGGATTTTTCCGGTGGCAATCTCCATGAAAATAGTGAAGATGCTACCTTTCCATCATTTCAGTTGCATCACGGCCCTGTTGATAATTTGCCAGTTGTTCTCTCTGAGTCAGATGATGACACCTTCCATAGATCTTGTCCATATTCTTCAGAGGAACTTCTCAGTCCTCGCTCatatacaagctctgaacagtgggaaCAAGAAGGAAGAAGTGAATATGTAGACCATGAGTTAAATGATGTTCCATACAGGTTTCAATCCTCAACTACATCCATCTCTAGATCTATGGGATTTGAGCAAATGAATCATTCAAGTATTAGCAAACCAGATGGAttggaaaaatttgatgctatcaTTGACAGTAGCAAAGTGCCGTCTCAGTCAGTGTCTGCCATGGAGCTTCCTGGTCTTGATTCTGTTCTATCTGTGAAAAACCAACAAGAAAGAAAATTCCCCTCTCTGCGAGAAAATCCAGCAAATGTTGAAGTGCAATCAACAAATGAGCTGCCACCACCCCCACCTCTGCCCCCTATGCAGTGGAGGACATTTAAGTTATCAATTAAATTAGATGATAATGATCCTAATATTTCCAGCAATCTCAATCATTTGGATGAATTACAACCACTAAGGTGTCCTTCCCAGATAAAGGAGCAATATTTGCCAGGATCTCCATTTGTCAACGAACCAATTTCACCACATTCCGACAAAATA CAAgatcaactgaaattaaattgggAGAAAAGGTCAACTCGTAGTGTCAGTCATAAAGAAGTGGACAGAAGGGAGGACCTGCTTGATCAAATCAGAAATAAG